Genomic DNA from Amycolatopsis alba DSM 44262:
ACGAGGCGGCGACCTCGGTCGTCGCCGTGCTGGCGCCGTCCATCCAGGCGCTGACCACCGATTCGAAGGAGCCGTCATGACCGACACGCTTTCCGAGCTGCGGACCGGTTTCTCCTCGTTGCGCAAGGGCGGGCTGAACTGGGACTCGTTCCCGCTGCGACTGTTCGTCAAGGGCAACAAGAAGTTCTGGAACCCCGCCGACATCGACTTCTCCCGTGAACGCGAGGGCTGGGAGACCCTCAACCCGGACCAGCAGCGGTCGGCGACGTATCTGGTGGCGCAGTTCATCGCGGGCGAAGAGGCGGTCACCGAAGACATCCAGCCGTTCATGCGGGCGATGTCCGCGACGGGCCGCTTCGGCGACGAGATGTACCTGACGCAGTTCTGTTTCGAAGAGGCCAAGCACACCGAGGTGTTCCGCCGCTGGATGGACGCCGTCGGGCTGACCGGGGATCTGCATCCGTATGTCGCGGAGAATCCGCACTACCGCAAGCTTTTCTACGAGGAACTGCCACAATCGCTGCGCGCGCTGGAGGAGGATCCCAGTCCGCTCAACCAGATCCGCGCGAGCGTCACCTACAACCACGTCATCGAAGGCAGTCTCGCGCTGACCGGGTACTACTCGTGGCAGCTGATCTGCACACAGCACGACATCCTGCCGGGGATGCAGGAACTGGTGCGCCGCATCGGCGACGACGAACGCCGTCACATGGCCTGGGGCACCTTCACCTGCCGCCGTCACGTCGCCGCGGACGACTCGCTGTGGGACGCGGTGCAGCAGCGGATGGGCGAACTGCTTCCCCACGCGCTCAACATGATCCAGTGGGTGCAGGACCAGTTCGACGAGGTCCCGTTCGACACCGATCCGCAGGAGATCCTCCAGTACGCGGCGGACCGGGCGCAGCGCCGCCTCGGCGCGATCGAGTCCGCGCGCGGGATGCCGGTGGAGCAGATCGACCTCGACTACTCGCCGGAGAACCTCGAAGAGACCTTCGGCGAAGAAGACGCGAAGGCGATCGCCGCGGCTGCCGCCAACACCGCGGCCTGACATGCCGTGAAGGCCTCCTTCCCTACTCTGAGGGTAGGGAAGGAGGCCTTCACGGACTTACCTGGCAGGCCAGTAGACGGCGTGCCAGCGGCCGTACTCGTTGTAGGACATACCGATGATCGTCCCGTTCGCCCCGACGCGGGTCGCGGTGCTGTAGTCGCCGCCCGGCAACGTGCCGAGGACCGTTCGCGTGCCACGGGCGTCCCACTTGGTCGCGATGTTGTTCTCCAGCCCGACGACCGTCCCGGCGCGATCGACGTCGTTGCCCATGCCGCGCGCCGTCGAAAGCACCGTCCGGGCGCCCGCCCGGTTCCACCTGGCCGGGCTGTCCGTGCCGAAGACCAGATAGCCGCCACCGGCGACCACTCCGGCGTCGTTGACCGCGTTCGCCCAGGCAGCGTCCCGCTCCGGCCAGTCGAGCCACGTCATCCGCCCGTCGCGTTCCCAGCGCACGGGTTTCTGTTCCCCGGCGGAATCGGCGGCGCTCCCGACGATCACGCCGGACTCGTTCATGTCCGTCCCGGTGCTGCCGGGATTGCCCGGCGAGAGGTCGGTGATGGCGCCGGACACGTTCCAGCGCACGACGTGGTTGCGCCCCTCGGCGTCCTGCGCCGTCCCGCCGACGGTCCGGCCGTCCTCGGTGATCCACCGCGCGTCGCTGTACCTGCCGCCCGGCAGCCCGCCGAGATCCACCACCTTGCCGTCCGGGTTCCACCGCACGGCGTGCGTCGTCCCGTCCGCCGCCGTCGCGGCGCCGACGACGACCCCGCGTTCGGTGATCGCGTTCGCGGCCGCGTAGTCCCCGCCCGCCAGGTACGGCAGCGCGGTGACCGTGTTGTCGGGCGCCCAGGCGACCGCGGCCCGATGCCAGGCGGCGTCCTTGTCCGCCCAGCCGACCGCGACGCCCCGGTCGTTGATGTCGACCGCCTTGCCCTGTTCGCCGCCGAGAGTGGGCAACGCGGTGATCCCGCCCCGCGCGTCCCATTTCGCCGGGTGGTCCTTGATCTGCGGTTCGAGCGGTGTCGACGAACCGACCATGACGCCGGCGCCGTTGATCGCGAGGACCTGGCTGAACGTGTCTCCCGGCAGGGTGCCGAGGTCGGCCGGGCCCGCCGCGGTACTCGCCTCGGCGGTCCCGGACACGATCAGCGGCAGGGCGGCCAGTGAGACTCCCAGGGCGACAACACTTCTGCTTCGCTTGAGTGACATGTCTTTCTCCCCTTCGCGGCGGTTCGGATCCACCGCGAAGGGAACACGCCCGGCAACTGTGACAGGTTGCCCCAAAGTGTCAACTCAGGACGAAAGCACGGTCAGGCGTGCTTCGCACCGGCCGCCGATTCCAGCCCGAGGATGCTGATCGACCGCTCCCGCATCTCGACCTTGCGGACCTTGCCGGTCACCGTCATCGGGAACTCCTCGACGACATGGACGTAACGCGGGATCTTGTAGCGCGCCAGCTTCCCCTCGCAGAACTCCCGCACCGCTTCGGCCGTCAGCGGCTCCACGCCCTCGCGCATGCGCACCCACACCATCAGTTCCTCGCCGTACTTCACGTCCGGGACGCCGATGACCTGCGCGTCGAGGATGTCCGGATGGGTGTAGAGGAACTCCTCGATCTCGCGCGGGTACAGGTTTTCCCCGCCGCGGATGACCATGTCCTTGATCCGGCCGGTGATGTTGACGTACCCGTCGGCGTCCATGATCGCGAGGTCGCCCGTGTGCATCCACCGCGCCGCGTCGATCGCCTCGGCCGTCTTGTCCGGCTGCTCCCAGTAGCCGAGCATCACCGAGTAGCCGCGAGTGCAGAGCTCGCCCGGCTCGCCGCGGGGCACGGTCAGCCCGGTCTCCGGGTCGACGACCTTGACCTCCAGCTGCGGCCCGACCCGCCCGACCGTCGACACCCGCCGCTCCACCGAGTCGTCCGCGCGGGTCTGCGTGGACACCGGCGAGGTCTCGGTCATGCCGTAGCAGATCGACACCTCCGCCATGCCCATCCGTTCGATGACCTGCTTCATCACCTCGACCGGGCACGGCGAGCCCGCCATGATCCCGGTGCGCAGCGAGGACAGGTCGTGCGAAGCGAAGTCCGGGTCGGCCAGTTCGGCGATGAACATCGTCGGAACGCCGTACAGGGACGTGCATTTCTCGGCCGCGACGGCTTCGAGGGTGGCCTTCGGCTCGAAGGCGGGCGCCGGGATGACCATGCACGCGCCGTGGGTCGTCGCCGCGAGATTGCCCATCACCATCCCGAAGCAGTGGTAGAAGGGCACCGGGATGCACACCTTGTCGGCTTCGGTGTAGTTGCAGAGCTCGCCGACGAAGTAGCCGTTGTTGAGGATGTTGTGGTGGCTGAGCGTGGCGCCCTTGGGGAAACCCGTGGTGCCGGAGGTGTACTGGATGTTGATCGGGTCGTCCGCGGACAGCTCGCCCTGGCGTTCGGCGAGCCGCGCCGGGTCGGCGCCGTGCCCGTTCTCCAGCAGTGACATCCACTCGGCGCTTTCGAGCAGCACGACGTGCTCCAGCGCTGGGCACTTCGGGCCCGCTTCGGCGATCATGCCCGCGTAGTCCGAGGTCTTGAACGACTCCGCGGCGACGATGAGCTTGATCCCGGCCTGGTTCAGCACGTATTCGAGTTCGTGCGAGCGGTACGCGGGGTTGATGTTGACCAGGATCGCGCCGATCTTCGCGGTGGCGTACTGGACGCAGGTCCACTCCCACCGGTTCGGCGACCAGATGCCGACGCGGTCGCCCTTGGTGATGCCGAGCTCCAGCAGGCCCAGCGCGAACGCGTTCACCTCGGCGGCGAATTCGGTGTAGGTCCAGCGCCTCCCGGCCGCGCGGTCGACGAGCGCGTCCCGGTCGCCGAAGGCCGCGACGGTGCGATCGAAGTTGTCGCCGATGGTGTCCCCCAGCAGCGGGGTGTCCGAGATTCCCGATGCGTAGCTCGGCAAGGCGGGGGCGTCGGACATGGGGACTCCTGCGTTCGGCGGTAGCGACGCGTCGAGTCTAAGAACGAGGCGTGACCGCGGCCACCCGCGAGCGGAGAGATCCCGTCACAACAGTTCCACAACATCCCCACTGACGACGGCGCGCACCATCGTCAAGGTGCTCGCCGCGGGCGAGCCGGACACCAAGCCGGCCGACCCACCCGGCGGCTGATTTCCCTCCCCCCCGGTGGCCGCCGCGGCCGCGGCGGCCACCGCTCCCCCGCTTCTCCGGAAGGCAGACCCGATGTCACGCGACATCCTCGAAGGCACGACCGATACCGGACGCCTCCGATTCGTGAGGCGTCCTAGCCGGGCCACGCTCCTGGTCGTCTTCGGCGCGAGCCTGCTCATCGCCGGCGTCACCACGCTCCTTCCGGCCGATCCGCCGATTCCGGTCACCGAGGGCGGAGGGCA
This window encodes:
- a CDS encoding R2-like ligand-binding oxidase, producing the protein MTDTLSELRTGFSSLRKGGLNWDSFPLRLFVKGNKKFWNPADIDFSREREGWETLNPDQQRSATYLVAQFIAGEEAVTEDIQPFMRAMSATGRFGDEMYLTQFCFEEAKHTEVFRRWMDAVGLTGDLHPYVAENPHYRKLFYEELPQSLRALEEDPSPLNQIRASVTYNHVIEGSLALTGYYSWQLICTQHDILPGMQELVRRIGDDERRHMAWGTFTCRRHVAADDSLWDAVQQRMGELLPHALNMIQWVQDQFDEVPFDTDPQEILQYAADRAQRRLGAIESARGMPVEQIDLDYSPENLEETFGEEDAKAIAAAAANTAA
- a CDS encoding AMP-binding protein, whose protein sequence is MSDAPALPSYASGISDTPLLGDTIGDNFDRTVAAFGDRDALVDRAAGRRWTYTEFAAEVNAFALGLLELGITKGDRVGIWSPNRWEWTCVQYATAKIGAILVNINPAYRSHELEYVLNQAGIKLIVAAESFKTSDYAGMIAEAGPKCPALEHVVLLESAEWMSLLENGHGADPARLAERQGELSADDPINIQYTSGTTGFPKGATLSHHNILNNGYFVGELCNYTEADKVCIPVPFYHCFGMVMGNLAATTHGACMVIPAPAFEPKATLEAVAAEKCTSLYGVPTMFIAELADPDFASHDLSSLRTGIMAGSPCPVEVMKQVIERMGMAEVSICYGMTETSPVSTQTRADDSVERRVSTVGRVGPQLEVKVVDPETGLTVPRGEPGELCTRGYSVMLGYWEQPDKTAEAIDAARWMHTGDLAIMDADGYVNITGRIKDMVIRGGENLYPREIEEFLYTHPDILDAQVIGVPDVKYGEELMVWVRMREGVEPLTAEAVREFCEGKLARYKIPRYVHVVEEFPMTVTGKVRKVEMRERSISILGLESAAGAKHA